GGCTGAGCAACGCTTGACACCGTTCTGGGGGCTCGAATTGCGGCCCCCCTGTGTTCTAGGTAAACCTGTGAAAGTTTACCGGCTGAACCGGCGTTGCTAGCACTCGGATAATCAGCAAAACAAGCGATACATTCGTTACAGCTTGCAAGATTACTGAATTCGGGACAATGCAACTCCCGATACCAATCGTGACGATCATCCCAACCCGCTTGTGATGATCGATTTCGAGGCGGCTGCCAGGGGGGTGGTCGATGTCGAATTCACGACCTCATTGGACAGTCAATCATGCGTTGGCCTAAACGACGATGCCTTGCCAGGCATCTGCGGCGTGCCGCCCTTGTGTCGCTAATCACAGCGAGCAGCAACGGTTTGAGCATCGCCGATCAGCCGCAAGCCAAACACGCTCCGGTGCAGCAGAACCATTACGCTGCGCCCACAATTACCGGCTCCGACAAGGGGCAGGTCACCCAGCCGCGAATCATCGCCTTTACCGCAGCCGATCAGGTCGCCGAAGATGCTTTGACAGCTCGCACCGTTCAGCTGATCGAGAGCCGAGTGCACCACAATCCACTGGCGATCGTTCAAACCGCTGGTCCGGAAGCGAAATCCGAATCGGCCCAGCCGCTGAAATTCCGCATGCCAAGCCGAGCCGCGGACGTTCCGGCAATGATCGTCGATTCGCCATCGACGCTGGACTTGCGTGGGACCAAAGTGTCCCCGTTGGAACAACCGTCGGCTCGCAAATCTCGAAGCGTTCTGTCGCTCGTACCGCAAAGCAGCAAGCCGGCGGGCGAATCCGACAGCGGGGTCTCTTTCAGTATTTCAGATGATTCGCTGACGATCCCGTCGCGGCCGCCGGAAGCAACGCCGGTCGATCTGGTTCGCCCCGGCGGAGCGAATGTCGTCGATGTTGTGGAGGCGCCAACCATGGTTCCCCTGCGGACGCAGAGCCTGGTGGAAGAGCCTCAGGGAATGATCGTCGACAGCAGCGATGCCCGACCTTCGGCGAAGGTCCCGGTTGCGAATCGTCCTATCTGGAAATTGCCCAACGTGCGACCGTTGGAAGACGGCAAGCATGCCGACAATACTGCGGGGCGTGATGCCGAGAATCTGCCCCGATCGCAACCGATTGTGCTCGGTAAGGTCGGGAACAAACAGCAGGCAAGCCAGAAGGCAGGGGCGAGCGTTCCGTTGCCGTCAGCAAAACAGGGTGGTCATGCTCCTGTTGATGGTCTCTTGGCCGGAGAGCCGAAGCGGAAGTCGGAATTGGCCGAGTCGCCGAAGGCTGTCTCGTTGAAGGCGACTCCACGTCCGGAGATCGTGAAAGAATCAAAGGTTGTCCGCGATGTGCCAAAACCAGCTGCAAGGCCCAAGCCGAACCAGGCGGCGGATCGAGCCGTCGTTGCGATCAAATCGACGATCGATCCCGCAGCCAGTTTAGTCACGCGGTCGCAGTTCACCGTAAGCGTTGCAGAGAGCCGAGTGTTGTTTGCTGGCAATCGGATCGTGCGAGTGTCCGTTGAACATCCTGATGTGTGCAATGCTGTGACCACCGGGAAAGAGTGCGTGATGGTGGTGGGCCGAAAATTGGGACGCACTCGCGTTGCAATTTGGACCGACAGTACAGCGAACTTGGAACCCGATTTGTATGTCGTCGAAGTGGATGGCGAGCAAGGGGAAACCGAAGATCAACAGCTAGCTGGCAAGATGACCGTGTCGGTGGCGTCGATGTTTTCTGGTGCCCAAGTGAAGGTCCATGCTGTCGAGGATGGGTTTGTGGTTTCTGGGGCAGCAGAAACGGAAACACAAGCAAGGAAGATCATGCAAGTCGTCCGTTCGGCGTGTTTGCGTCGAGTGCGAGATGAACTGGTTGTACGTTAGTCTTGGGTTTGAAATTTAAGGTTTCGAGAGTCCTGATCTCTCACGGAAGTAAACCTTCGAGGCAGAGAAATGAAGAAGTGCGAAATGACACAACAGAGAACTCTCCGATTGCACCCTGGGGCAGCGTGCAACGCAACGTTTATCGTGGCGATGCTGCTTGCGGGACCTGTATCCGCTCAAGGCTGGCCCTTTACCGATGCACCTGAGCCGGTTGGCTTTGGAATCTTGCAAACGGCGAATCAATCAGCCGTCGGCCAACCCGATCACAGCGGCAACGGCGTGATCATGTCGGCTGAATCGTTGGACCTTGGTCCCGGCGAGACCGTTGTTGGTGGCGATCCGATCTTGCGACAATCGGGGATCATTCGACAACCGGGCGGCGGCGTCTCGAGCGGAGCAACCCATGGCATCCCCTACCTGCCGCTGAACCAATCCGGCCACGGAGCCAATCGCCGCCCGCGAGGCAAGACTCGCTTCGGACCTAGCGACTGCTACGATTGCAGTTGGGGCTGCCCCGAAGGGTGTGCTCCCGCGTGTTACGGCAGCTTTGAGGGTTTGTACTTTAAGCAAGGTAATATGGATGCGGTAAATTACAGCCGCAATTTGTTTGGATTGGTTGGCGATGACTACGAGCCTGGAATTCGAGTTACGCTGGGGCGAATGCTCAACTGCTCCGATGGATTCGAAGCGACCTTTACCGGTTTGTTGGAATGGGAATACGGTGGTTTTCGCAGCGACCCTACGAGTCAATTGAACTTCCGGCCGGTTCCGCCAGGGGCATTGACGGAAGCGGATTTGCCTGGGCTATACGATACATCGCTTCAAACCCAGCGTTTCAAAGCGAGATACAACAGTGCCGAATTTAACCATCGTCAATGGGGATGGGATGTGATCTCGACTGTTGCCGGTGTGCGTGTGATCAGCTACGAAGAGCAGTTCGACTTCAACTCAAACAATACAACGGGAGACTCGGGGCATTTCAGCCAAGACATCGACAACGTGATGGTTGGTGCTCAGCTAGGACTGGACCTGATGTATCCGGTGATGAAACGATTGATGGTGGGCAGCCGCATTCGTGGAGGTCTCTATGCGAACTTCGTGGATGGAGACACGTCCGTATCCGAAAGCACGAATCCACAGCAAGTCATGCGGGATTCATTCGACGACACCGACTATGCAGGTTTATTTGAATACGGCATCTCGGCCGATTACCACTTCACTCGCTATCTGTCGGCCAAGATCGGTTACGAGTTCTGGTACATGATGCATGTAAACACGGTCGCTGCGAATTTTCCATCGGCATATGTCACTGGCGAAACCGACGATCTCGGTTTTCACGGTGCGACAGCTTCGATCGAAGCCCTATTTTAATCGACGCTGCGGTGCCAACCGCAGCATCGAATCAAAACGACGCGCACGCTTGCAAGCTCTCTGCCCTTGCAAGCGTGTTTGCGTTTAGTCGCTGTTGCCTTTGCTCCGCTGCGATTTAAATTTCGCGACCCAATGAGACCACGAGGTCAGTCGATTCTTGGAGGGGGCGGAGGCCTGCGTCCGCCCCTGAGGCTTGCTGCTGTTGGCGTCGCGCATCACCTCGATCGCTTCGTCGATATATTTGCTGCAGCCCCGGCAATAGGTCGGCGGTTGGCTGACCAATTTTTGGCAATGGGGACATCGATAGCCAGCGACTTGGCTGTCGGCGGCGCGAAACAAGCCCCCCACATCTTGGGCATGGCACCACGGGGAGTTTGCTTTGCGACACAGGGTTTGCGGGGTGACGACGCCTTGGCGCACCAGATCCAACAATTCGCTGGGACGCAACGGACCGATCTCCGATTCATCGTCTTGTTGAACGAACCACTGGCTCATGCTGAAAACAACCCCTTTGTCCGACAAGCGGTTTGGCTTACAACCACCGCTGCACTTGTCATGAAATATCCGCCGCGCCAACTCGCTTGCCGGCACCTGTAGAATATCTTAGGCCATCGGCGAATTAAATCGAACGCTGGGCGATGTTGTGCATAAAGTGTAAATTAGCATCGGGTAGAGGCGGTTCAAACGTCCCAGATTTTGCCCTGCGTCGATCGATTCCGTGAGCTCTGATTCCTATGCGATGTCCTTTCTGTCAACACGACAACGATCGAGTGCTGGACACTCGGGCCAGCGAAGATGGCTTTTCGGTGCGGCGTCGCCGTTGTTGCAACAATTGTCGGCGGCGGTTCACGACCTACGAACGCGTGGAAGAGATAGGGATTCGCGTGATCAAGAAGGATCTGGTTCGCGAACCCTTGAACCGCGAGAAGATCCGCGCGGGGATTGAAACCGCCTGTTGGAAACGCCCGCCGTCGCGGGAACGGATCGATTCGGTGGTCGAAGGGATCGTCGCGGAGATTCACGGCCAATTCGAAGACGAAGTGA
Above is a genomic segment from Rosistilla ulvae containing:
- a CDS encoding pilus assembly protein N-terminal domain-containing protein; this encodes MRWPKRRCLARHLRRAALVSLITASSNGLSIADQPQAKHAPVQQNHYAAPTITGSDKGQVTQPRIIAFTAADQVAEDALTARTVQLIESRVHHNPLAIVQTAGPEAKSESAQPLKFRMPSRAADVPAMIVDSPSTLDLRGTKVSPLEQPSARKSRSVLSLVPQSSKPAGESDSGVSFSISDDSLTIPSRPPEATPVDLVRPGGANVVDVVEAPTMVPLRTQSLVEEPQGMIVDSSDARPSAKVPVANRPIWKLPNVRPLEDGKHADNTAGRDAENLPRSQPIVLGKVGNKQQASQKAGASVPLPSAKQGGHAPVDGLLAGEPKRKSELAESPKAVSLKATPRPEIVKESKVVRDVPKPAARPKPNQAADRAVVAIKSTIDPAASLVTRSQFTVSVAESRVLFAGNRIVRVSVEHPDVCNAVTTGKECVMVVGRKLGRTRVAIWTDSTANLEPDLYVVEVDGEQGETEDQQLAGKMTVSVASMFSGAQVKVHAVEDGFVVSGAAETETQARKIMQVVRSACLRRVRDELVVR
- a CDS encoding DUF4339 domain-containing protein; the protein is MSQWFVQQDDESEIGPLRPSELLDLVRQGVVTPQTLCRKANSPWCHAQDVGGLFRAADSQVAGYRCPHCQKLVSQPPTYCRGCSKYIDEAIEVMRDANSSKPQGRTQASAPSKNRLTSWSHWVAKFKSQRSKGNSD
- the nrdR gene encoding transcriptional regulator NrdR, with the protein product MRCPFCQHDNDRVLDTRASEDGFSVRRRRCCNNCRRRFTTYERVEEIGIRVIKKDLVREPLNREKIRAGIETACWKRPPSRERIDSVVEGIVAEIHGQFEDEVTSKQVGEIVMKHLAPLDEVAFVRFASVYHEFDNLNDFVKVLSLRQRPSDVGP